One region of Nycticebus coucang isolate mNycCou1 chromosome 10, mNycCou1.pri, whole genome shotgun sequence genomic DNA includes:
- the NUAK2 gene encoding NUAK family SNF1-like kinase 2 — protein MESLAFPQRPGPAASAVAAVAAGLTRPLADGLIKSPKPLMKKQAVKRHHHKHNLRHRYEFLETLGKGTYGKVKKARESSGRLVAIKSIRKDRIKDEQDLMHIRREIEIMSSLNHPHIIAIHEVFENSSKIVIVMEYASRGDLYDYISERQRLSERDARHFFRQIVSAVHYCHQNGIVHRDLKLENILLDANGNIKIADFGLSNLYHQGKFLQTFCGSPLYASPEIVNGKPYIGPEVDSWSLGVLLYILVHGTMPFDGQDHKTLVKQISNGAYQEPPKPSDACGLIRWLLMVNPTRRATLEDVASHWWVNWGYATRVGEQEALREGGHSGSDSARASMADWLRRSSRPLLENGAKVCSFFKQHTPGGGGMAPGVERQHSLKKSRRENDMAQSFHGDPADDTSTRTGKGNLKLPKGILKKKALTSLEGAKEDPQELSPLPTIPGQAAPLAPKKGILKKSRQRESGYYSSPEPSESGELLDAGDVFVSGDPVEQKPPQASGLLLHRKGILKLNGKFSRTALELTAPTTFGSLDELASPRPPTRAGRPTGAVSEDSILSSESFDQLDLPERLPEPPLRGCVSVDDLMGLEEPPSEGPGSCLRRWRQDPLGDSCFSLTDCQEVTEAYRQALGVCSKLS, from the exons ATGGAGTCATTGGCTTTTCCCCAGCGCCCCGGCCCCGCTGCCTCGGCCGTCGCCGCTGTGGCTGCGGGGCTCACCCGACCGCTGGCCGACGGGCTTATCAAGTCACCCAAACCCCTGATGAAGAAACAGGCCGTGAAGCGGCACCACCACAAGCACAACCTGCGGCACCGCTACGAGTTCCTGGAGACACTCGGCAAAGGCACCTACGGGAAGGTGAAGAAGGCGCGGGAGAGCTCCGGGCGCCTG GTGGCCATCAAGTCAATCCGGAAAGACAGAATCAAAGATGAGCAAGATTTGATGCACATACGGCGGGAGATTGAGATCATGTCGTCCCTCAACCACCCTCACATTATTGCCATCCATGaag TGTTTGAGAACAGCAGCAAAATCGTGATCGTCATGGAGTACGCCAGCCGAGGAGACCTGTATGACTACATAAGCGAGCGGCAGCGGCTCAGTGAGCGTGACGCCCGGCATTTCTTCCGGCAAATCGTCTCTGCTGTGCATTACTGCCACCAG AATGGAATTGTTCACCGGGATCTCAAgctggagaacatcctcctagaTGCCAATGGAAACATCAAG ATCGCTGACTTCGGCCTCTCCAACCTGTACCACCAAGGCAAATTCCTGCAGACATTCTGTGGGAGCCCTCTCTATGCCTCACCAGAGATTGTCAATGGGAAGCCGTACATCGGCCCAGAG gtGGACAGCTGGTCCTTGGGTGTTCTCCTCTACATCCTGGTGCATGGCACCATGCCCTTTGATGGGCAGGACCATAAGACACTGGTGAAACAAATCAGCAACGGGGCCTACCAGGAGCCACCCAAACCCTCTG ATGCCTGTGGCCTGATCCGGTGGCTGTTAATGGTGAACCCCACCCGCCGGGCCACTCTGGAGGATGTGGCCAGTCATTGGTGGGTCAACTGGGGCTATGCCACCCGTGTAGGGGAGCAGGAAGCTCTGCGTGAGGGTGGGCACTCTGGCAGTGACTCTGCCCGGGCTTCCATGGCTGACTGGCTCCGGCGCTCCTCCCGCCCCCTCCTAGAGAACGGGGCCAAAGTATGCAGCTTCTTCAAGCAGCATACTCCCGGTGGTGGAGGCATGGCCCCGGGCGTGGAGCGCCAGCATTCACTCAAGAAGTCCCGCAGGGAGAATGACATGGCCCAGTCTTTCCATGGTGACCCAGCTGATGACACTTCCACTCGAACTGGCAAGGGCAACCTCAAGCTGCCAAAGGGCATTCTCAAGAAGAAGGCATTAACCTCTTTAGAGGGAGCAAAGGAGGACCCCCAGGAGCTCAGCCCACTCCCCACAATCCCTGGGCAGGCTGCTCCCCTGGCCCCCAAGAAGGGTATCCTCAAGAAGTCCCGGCAGCGTGAGTCTGGCTACTACTCCTCTCCTGAGCCCAGTGAGTCTGGGGAACTCCTGGATGCAGGGGACGTGTTTGTGAGTGGGGACCCCGTGGAACAGAAGCCCCCTCAAGCCTCAGGGCTGCTCCTCCATCGCAAGGGCATTCTCAAACTGAACGGCAAGTTCTCCCGAACAGCCTTGGAGCTTACAGCCCCTACTACCTTCGGCTCCTTGGATGAACTGGCCTCACCTCGCCCCCCTACCCGGGCAGGCCGTCCCACAGGGGCTGTGAGTGAGGACAGCATCCTGTCCTCTGAGTCCTTTGACCAACTGGATTTGCCTGAACGGCTCCCCGAGCCCCCACTGCGGGGCTGTGTGTCTGTGGACGACCTCATGGGCCTTGAGGAGCCCCCCTCAGAGGGCCCTGGAAGCTGCCTGAGGCGCTGGCGGCAGGACCCCCTGGGGGATAGCTGCTTTTCCCTGACTGACTGCCAGGAGGTGACTGAGGCCTACCGACAGGCACTGGGGGTCTGCTCAAAGCTCAGCTGA